From the genome of Nicotiana sylvestris chromosome 2, ASM39365v2, whole genome shotgun sequence, one region includes:
- the LOC104219528 gene encoding berberine bridge enzyme-like 22: protein MGRLQFLSLLIFSLFLAKCSSQQDFLHCVSKYSKNNITKNIYTPNTTTYSSILEYAQKNPRWLNSSHPLFIVSPRKESEVKPVILCGKKLGLQIKIKSGGHDYEGISYRSESPFVMLDLSNLKKIKINLKDETVWVQAGATLGQLYYAIAKKSKVHGFPGGVCFSIGTGGIISGGGLGALMRKFGLAADNVVDARVVDVHGKVLDREKMDEDLFWAIRGGGGASFGVILAWKLKLVRVPEKITVFTIRRKLEGNKNLLQKWQNISHQLPEDLFIRAIIQNGRAENNDEKFLEFYFQALYVGPIDELIPLLKEKFPEFDLEKKDCVQDPVNAEKECYEVPWIGSVLYFFFRKPNESLEVLLDKTIPTQKNYNKGTSDFVKSPIPENGWEIIERLFLEEEKPQIILKPLGGKLDEISESEIPFPHRKGNLYNIQYLVNWGDNSESVSSKKIAWIRKLYKEMEPYVAKSPRTAYLNYRDLDFGTNEEDYSYSKAKIWGEKYFNGNFERLAKIKSKVDPSNFFRNEQSIPPYRTYYS, encoded by the coding sequence ATGGGCAGACTTCAATTTCTCTCTCTTTtaattttttcattatttttggCAAAATGTTCCTCCCAACAAGACTTTCTCCACTGTGTTTCCAAATACTCTAAAAACAATATTACCAAAAACATTTACACCCCAAACACTACAACTTATTCATCTATCCTGGAATACGCTCAAAAGAATCCCAGATGGTTGAATTCTTCACATCCCCTCTTCATTGTCTCTCCTAGGAAAGAATCAGAAGTCAAGCCTGTTATCCTTTGTGGTAAAAAACTAGGCttgcaaattaaaataaaaagtgGTGGCCATGACTATGAAGGCATTTCTTATCGTTCTGAATCCCCATTTGTTATGCTTGATTTAAGCAATCTCAAAAAAATCAAGATTAATCTCAAGGACGAAACAGTTTGGGTTCAAGCAGGGGCGACCCTTGGCCAGCTTTACTATGCAATTGCCAAGAAAAGTAAAGTGCATGGATTTCCAGGAGGAGTTTGCTTTAGTATTGGCACTGGTGGAATCATCAGTGGTGGTGGCCTCGGCGCTCTGATGAGAAAGTTTGGCCTAGCAGCCGATAATGTTGTAGACGCTCGTGTAGTGGATGTCCATGGAAAAGTCCTTGACAGGGAGAAAATGGACGAAGATTTGTTTTGGGCAATAAGAGGAGGTGGAGGAGCAAGTTTTGGTGTCATTCTTGCATGGAAACTCAAATTGGTTCGTGTTCCTGAAAAGATTACTGTTTTCACAATTCGTAGGAAGTTAGAGGGTAACAAAAATCTTCTCCAAAAATGGCAAAATATATCACATCAGCTACCTGAAGATTTGTTCATCAGAGCTATTATTCAAAATGGTAGAGCTGAAAATAATGATgaaaagtttttggaattctattTTCAAGCACTATATGTTGGACCaattgatgagttaattccattacttaaagaaaaattccctgagtttgatttggagaaaaAGGATTGCGTCCAAGATCCTGTTAATGCAGAGAAAGAATGCTATGAAGTTCCCTGGATCGGGTCAGTCCTGTATTTCTTTTTCAGGAAACCAAATGAATCACTTGAAGTTTTGTTAGATAAGACAATTCCAACACAGAAAAACTATAACAAAGGGACATCTGATTTTGTGAAGAGTCCAATTCCTGAAAATGGTTGGGAAATAATTGAAAGACTGTTTTTGGAAGAAGAAAAACCCCAGATAATTTTGAAGCCATTAGGTGGAAAATTAGATGAAATTTCAGAATCTGAAATTCCATTCCCACATAGAAAGGGTAATTTGTATAATATTCAGTACTTGGTCAACTGGGGTGATAATAGTGAGAGTGTATCCAGCAAGAAGATAGCATGGATTAGGAAACTTTACAAGGAAATGGAGCCATATGTTGCAAAATCTCCAAGAACTGCTTATTTGAATTACAGGGACCTTGATTTTGGAACTAATGAAGAGGACTACAGCTATTCAAAGGCCAAAATCTGGGGTGAAAAGTATTTCAATGGCAACTTTGAGAGGTTGGCCAAAATAAAGAGTAAGGTGGATCCCAGCAATTTTTTCAGAAATGAACAAAGTATCCCACCTTATCGGACTTATTATAGCTGA